In Triticum aestivum cultivar Chinese Spring chromosome 5B, IWGSC CS RefSeq v2.1, whole genome shotgun sequence, the following proteins share a genomic window:
- the LOC123113361 gene encoding uncharacterized protein, producing the protein MEHEAEPAKAAHQKASSSLLLPPPDRLCQHALFRPPRPSRPLVSLSRFSVPLRRQIRMDPPPPAASPPSSPPHGSTARDASEEPGAPATAGAASSKGAPVTDTTDGTQADAQGRLHDTAISNPENGTEAAISIREDSPRNSEAHLGDSSVQTTSKQAANSDGTRKRNFQPGNKEAAHVPSAGSKSHAREISVVETKDARSKFLKKSDNEDPACEDRKNADLAGISEELKENNNRSSLNSSSLKDEKKQKNRSRGKENSNHVHNTSTSHDISLPTSTGTSCLTSMVTENNTEAPKCMGLRLKKNPDEVSLTNSFTAVNADTTDREILNVDSTIQKNCDEVLPGSLKEKETENVATSLGSCVLDSNQLASSNVSLMPLQGVIVDADVKTNCLHSSTEEKVHPSAVSEDVTKHSDLVSQLNIAEEHKNFGSGKHMREAVLHTSVNSAGIGKVLPSENQKNQSYPFNEGANFFQRGNTDRNFRADVHHRRNIYGSGGMGNSEYEFQRNQSHPFSEGGNFFPLGREDPNLRAGVHHSMDMYGLGGMGNPEHGLQRNRSYSFNEGADFFQSRRADPNFRAGVHHSMNIYGSGAMGHSEHGFQRNQSYPFDERANFFQPGRPDPNFRAGVHHSMNIYGSGAIGSSEHGFQRNQSYPFDEGANFFQLGRPDPNFRAGLHHNMNIYGSGATGNSEHGFQRNQSYPFDEGANFFQLGRPDPNFRAGVHHSMNIYGSGAMGSSEHGFQRNQSYLFNEGANFFQPGRPDPNFREGAHHSMNMYGSDARRNSEHGFGRSYLDHTSTERNEMQEKERTCLSTNHNNDQISPSNLAQAYSEKLRMSFPPRDSLTGFRKKKLLILDLNGLLADINEDFHNAHMADAKVRRKLVFRRPHCDDFLNFCIKNFELGVWSSRKRKNVDSVVDILMRDFKPYLLFSWARDKCTMTGRNTLENVHKPIVLKELKKLWNKEEPGLPWKEGEFSPSNTLLVDDSPYKALRNPPHTAIFPQPFSYLNRNDNSLGPGGDLRMYLEKLVFADDVECYVRNNPFGQPFLTHSDPHWDFYAEIAGKEYGALTCA; encoded by the exons ATGGAGCACGAGGCAGAGCCAGCCAAGGCTGCACACCAAAAGGCGTCATCGTCACTCCTCTTGCCTCCTCCTGACCGCCTCTGCCAGCACGCGCTTTTTAGGCCTCCTCGTCCCTCCCGTCCCCTCGTCTCCCTGTCCCGCTTCTCGGTTCCGCTCCGACGTCAGATCCGGAtggatccgccgccgcccgcggcgagCCCGCCGTCGAGCCCCCCGCACGGCTCCACGGCCCGGGACGCGTCGGAGGAGCCGGGCGCCCCTGCCACCGCCGGCGCCGCGTCGTCCAAGGGAGCTCCCGTCACAG ACACCACTGACGGTACACAAGCTGATGCTCAAGGACGCCTACATGACACAGCTATTAGCAATCCGGAGAATGGCACCGAAGCCGCTATTTCAATTCGAGAAGATTCACCCCGGAATTCAGAAGCACATTTGGGTGATAGTTCAGTGCAGACCACCTCCAAGCAGGCAGCAAACTCGGATGGTACAAGGAAGAGGAATTTTCAGCCTGGAAATAAAGAGGCAGCACATGTTCCTAGTGCTGGCAGCAAATCTCACGCACGTGAGATCTCTGTGGTAGAAACCAaagatgcaaggagcaagttcttGAAGAAATCCGAT AATGAAGATCCAGCATGCGAAGACAGGAAGAATGCCGATTTGGCAGGGATCTCGGAAGAATTGAAGGAAAACAATAACAGATCTTCTCTTAACTCCAGCAGCTTGAAGGATGAGAAGAAGCAAAAGAATAGAAGCAGAGGAAAAGAGAATAGCAATCATGTTCATAACACAAGCACTTCACATGATATTTCTTTGCCAACTAGCACTGGTACCTCTTGTTTGACGTCGATGGTTACTGAGAACAACACAGAAGCTCCTAAATGCATGGGTTTGAGACTAAAGAAAAATCCAGATGAGGTATCCCTGACAAACTCATTCACAGCTGTTAATGCAGATACCACAGATAGGGAAATTTTGAATGTAGACAGTACCATTCAAAAGAACTGTGATGAAGTTCTGCCTGGTTCACTTAAAGAGAAAGAAACTGAGAATGTTGCAACATCCTTGGGTTCATGTGTGCTTGACTCCAACCAACTGGCAAGCAGTAATGTGTCTCTGATGCCACTTCAAGGTGTTATAGTTGATGCAGATGTGAAGACCAACTGCCTACATTCATCAACTGAAGAAAAAGTTCATCCGAGTGCAGTTAGTGAAGATGTTACCAAACATTCTGATCTTGTTTCCCAGCTTAACATCGCAGAAGAGCACAAGAATTTCGGGTCTGGTAAACATATGAGAGAAGCTGTTCTTCATACATCAGTTAATAGTGCTGGAATAGGAAAGGTCTTACCATCTGAAAATCAGAAGAACCAGTCGTATCCATTCAATGAAGGCGCAAACTTCTTTCAGAGAGGAAACACAGACCGTAACTTCAGGGCAGATGTTCATCACCGTAGGAACATCTACGGATCAGGAGGCATGGGGAATTCAGAGTATGAATTTCAGAGGAACCAGTCACATCCATTCAGTGAAGGTGGAAACTTCTTTCCGCTAGGAAGGGAAGACCCTAACTTAAGGGCAGGTGTTCATCACAGTATGGACATGTATGGATTAGGAGGCATGGGGAATCCAGAGCATGGGTTGCAGAGGAACCGGTCGTATTCATTCAATGAAGGTGCAGACTTCTTTCAGTCAAGAAGGGCTGACCCTAACTTTAGGGCAGGTGTTCATCACAGTATGAACATCTATGGATCAGGCGCCATGGGGCATTCGGAGCATGGATTTCAGAGGAACCAGTCGTATCCATTCGACGAACGTGCAAACTTCTTTCAGCCAGGAAGGCCAGACCCTAACTTCAGGGCAGGTGTTCATCACAGTATGAACATCTATGGATCAGGCGCCATAGGGAGTTCAGAACATGGATTTCAGAGGAACCAGTCGTATCCATTCGATGAAGGTGCAAACTTCTTTCAGCTAGGAAGGCCAGACCCTAACTTTAGGGCAGGTCTTCATCACAATATGAACATCTATGGATCAGGCGCCACGGGGAATTCAGAACATGGATTTCAGAGAAACCAGTCGTATCCATTCGATGAAGGTGCAAACTTCTTTCAGCTAGGAAGGCCAGACCCTAACTTTAGGGCAGGTGTTCATCACAGCATGAACATCTATGGATCAGGCGCCATGGGGAGTTCAGAGCATGGATTTCAGAGGAACCAGTCGTATTTATTCAATGAAGGTGCAAACTTCTTTCAGCCAGGAAGACCAGACCCTAACTTTAGGGAAGGTGCTCATCACAGTATGAACATGTATGGATCAGACGCCAGGAGGAATTCAGAGCATGGATTTGGAAGAAGCTATTTGGATCATACCAGTACCGAAAGAAATGAAATGCAGGAGAAAGAACGAACTTGCTTATCAACAAATCACAACAATGACCAGATAAGCCCTTCAAATTTAGCTCAGGCATATAGCGAAAAGCTTAGAATGTCCTTCCCTCCAAGAGATTCCTTGacagggtttcggaagaaaaagCTTCTTATTCTAGATCTGAATGGCCTTCTTGCGGATATCAATGAAGATTTCCACAATGCTCACATGGCTGATGCAAAGGTTCGAAGGAAACTAG TCTTCCGAAGGCCTCACTGTGATGATTTTCTCAACTTCTGCATAAAAAATTTCGAGCTAGGTGTATGGTCCTCAAGGAAAAG GAAAAATGTTGATTCTGTTGTTGACATCCTTATGAGAGATTTCAAACCATACCTACTGTTTTCTTGG GCCAGGGATAAATGCACAATGACTGGACGTAACACACTGGAGAACGTGCACAAACCAATAGtactgaaggaattgaagaaactgTGGAATAAGGAAGAACCTGGTCTTCCATGGAAGGAGGGGGAATTTTCACCTTCCAATACATTACTTGTGGACGATTCTCCTTACAAGGCTCTGCGTAATCCG CCACATACTGCCATTTTTCCTCAGCCGTTCAGCTATCTTAACCGGAACGACAATTCATTGG GTCCCGGTGGAGATCTTCGCATGTATCTGGAGAAACTCGTTTTTGCAGATGATGTTGAGTGCTACGTTCGCAACAATCCATTTGGTCAACCTTTTCTTACACATAGTGATCCACATTGGGACTTCTATGCTGAAATAGCTGGTAAAGAGTATGGCGCATTGACTTGTGCCTGA
- the LOC123113362 gene encoding 60S ribosomal protein L13a-4, with protein MVSGSGVCAKRVVVDARHHMLGRLASIVAKELLNGQRVVVVRCEEICMSGGLVRQKMKYLRFLRKRMNTKPSHGPIHFRAPAKILWRTIRGMIPHKTARGEAALARLKAYEGVPPPYDRTKRMVIPDALKVLRLQPGHRYCLLGQLSKEVGWNYADTIRELEEKRKEKAKISYDRRKQLAKLRVKAEKAAEEKLGTQLEILAPIKY; from the exons ATGGTGTCCGGCTCCGGCGTGTGCGCCAAGCGCGTGGTGGTGGACGCCCGCCACCACATGCTCggccgcctggcctcgatcgtcgcCAAGGAGCTGCTCAACGGGCAGCGCGTGGTGGTGGTCCGATGCGAGGAGATCTGCATGTCCGGCGGCCTCGTCCGCCAGAAGATGAAGTACCTCCGCTTCCTCCGCAAGAGGATGAACACCAAGCCCTCCCACGGCCCCATCCACTTCCGCGCCCCGGCCAAGATCCTCTGGCGCACCATCCGCGG TATGATTCCGCACAAGACCGCGAGGGGCGAGGCCGCGCTCGCCAGGCTCAAGGCGTACGAGGGCGTGCCGCCGCCGTACGACAGGACCAAGCGCATGGTCATCCCCGACGCGCTCAA GGTTCTGAGGCTGCAGCCTGGGCACAGGTACTGCCTCCTCGGCCAGCTCTCCAAGGAGGTCGGATGGAACTACGCCGACACCATCAGG GAGCTGGAGgaaaagaggaaggagaaggccaaGATCTCCTACGACAGGAGAAAGCAACTGGCGAAGCTCCGCGTCAAGGCCGAGAAGGCAGCCGAGGAGAAGTTGGGAACTCAGCTGGAGATCCTGGCCCCTATCAAATACTAA